A window from Pseudomonas frederiksbergensis encodes these proteins:
- a CDS encoding acyltransferase yields MIGLLKRTIAYIAKTTGYGTPLYKKFCKPDGYEWAKHMVRWGGLHSIGQGVWINPAANIPDPSLVRLGNNVGLSCCTLFGHDGVVGMLEVVFDRKLDSVGPVDILDNCFIGYGAMILPRVTVGPNSIVAAGAVVVKDVPPGVVVAGNPAKVICTLEEVLAKVEERSATYPWIDLIRQRSGVYDSELEPTLIKMRAEYFFGARSNG; encoded by the coding sequence ATGATTGGTCTACTAAAACGCACTATTGCTTATATTGCAAAAACAACGGGGTATGGGACTCCGCTCTATAAAAAATTCTGTAAACCGGACGGGTATGAATGGGCTAAACATATGGTTCGGTGGGGGGGGCTGCACTCCATCGGTCAAGGCGTATGGATCAATCCTGCTGCCAACATACCTGACCCTTCACTAGTACGACTCGGAAATAATGTAGGTTTATCTTGTTGCACGCTGTTCGGCCACGATGGAGTAGTCGGCATGCTCGAGGTGGTCTTTGATAGAAAACTTGATTCTGTCGGTCCTGTCGACATTCTTGATAATTGTTTTATCGGCTATGGCGCTATGATCTTGCCGCGTGTGACTGTTGGCCCTAATTCGATTGTCGCAGCCGGTGCTGTAGTCGTAAAAGATGTTCCGCCTGGGGTGGTGGTTGCGGGTAATCCAGCCAAGGTTATTTGTACGCTGGAAGAGGTGTTGGCGAAAGTCGAAGAGCGTAGTGCCACTTATCCGTGGATTGACCTTATCAGGCAGCGCAGTGGTGTATACGACTCGGAACTTGAACCGACGCTCATTAAAATGAGAGCGGAATACTTTTTTGGCGCGCGATCCAATGGTTAG
- a CDS encoding glycosyltransferase family 2 protein, with the protein MVSAPLDVLVVNYNTAELLQPMFNALRQSNSVNRTRYLVVDNASVDNSLECLATICPEAVQLANENNVGFGRANNQLVEHLEGKYALLLNTDAFVAADTLSKTLDYMETHPDCGVLGVRLVGREGDLQPSCRYFPTPLNVFLSHTGLERFVPVVKRIDDMAWDHASVRECDWVPGCYYLIRREVIDEVGLFDPRYFLYFEEIDHCKRVKQAGWKVVYYPHTTVVHIGGESAKSVDKLNADNRQLPTLQIESQLLYFRKHYGLPGLASHMLLVSLGDLIVALKALLKGRGRAALAACWQHTRVTWALLRDTKFASQPTR; encoded by the coding sequence ATGGTTAGTGCTCCTCTTGACGTATTGGTAGTCAATTACAATACAGCGGAGTTGTTGCAACCGATGTTTAATGCGTTACGCCAGTCAAATAGTGTGAATCGCACGCGCTATTTGGTGGTGGATAATGCCTCTGTCGATAATTCGCTGGAATGTCTGGCAACTATCTGTCCAGAGGCAGTGCAACTCGCCAATGAAAATAATGTTGGCTTTGGTCGTGCCAATAATCAATTGGTTGAACACCTGGAGGGCAAGTATGCGTTGCTCCTCAATACCGATGCCTTTGTGGCCGCGGATACGCTGAGCAAGACGCTCGACTACATGGAGACTCATCCTGATTGCGGTGTCCTCGGCGTTCGATTGGTTGGACGTGAGGGTGATTTGCAGCCCTCCTGTCGCTATTTTCCAACACCGTTAAATGTCTTCCTTTCGCATACAGGGCTTGAACGTTTTGTCCCTGTGGTGAAAAGAATCGACGACATGGCCTGGGACCATGCTTCGGTGCGTGAGTGCGACTGGGTGCCCGGGTGCTATTACCTGATCCGTCGTGAAGTCATCGACGAGGTTGGCTTGTTCGATCCGCGCTACTTCCTTTATTTCGAAGAGATCGATCACTGCAAACGCGTTAAACAGGCAGGCTGGAAGGTCGTTTACTACCCGCATACCACGGTGGTGCATATCGGCGGTGAAAGTGCCAAGTCTGTTGACAAGCTCAATGCGGATAATCGCCAGTTACCTACGTTACAAATCGAAAGTCAGCTGTTGTATTTTCGCAAGCACTACGGTCTGCCTGGTTTGGCCTCACATATGCTGCTGGTGAGTCTGGGGGATCTGATTGTGGCGCTCAAGGCGTTATTGAAAGGCCGCGGTCGGGCCGCTTTAGCAGCGTGTTGGCAGCATACTCGTGTGACCTGGGCGTTGTTGCGTGACACCAAATTCGCTAGCCAACCAACACGGTAG